In Brienomyrus brachyistius isolate T26 chromosome 19, BBRACH_0.4, whole genome shotgun sequence, one DNA window encodes the following:
- the ccn2a gene encoding CCN family member 2a, producing the protein MSAGMNTLKSSALLCLTFFCWASAQECSGQCNCPVVPPQCAPGVSLVPDACGCCRVCAKQLGELCTERDVCDPHKGLFCDFGSPVNRRIGVCTAKEGATCLFGGMVYRSGESFQSSCKYQCTCLDGAIGCVPLCSIDVRLPSPDCPVPRRVKVPGKCCEEWVCDAPHQQTFVGSALAAYREEETYGPDPSLMRDNCLVQTTEWSACSKSCGLGISTRVTNDNRECRLEKQSRLCMVRPCESHLEQSIRKGKKCIRTPRVSKPMKFELSGCTTTKSYLPKFCGVCTDGRCCTPHRTATLPMEFKCPDGQVMKKQMMFVKTCACHYNCPSENDVFESMYYKKMLGDMA; encoded by the exons ATGTCTGCAGGAATGAACACGCTGAAGAGCAGCGCTCTGCTGTGTCTCACGTTCTTCTGCTGG GCCTCGGCCCAGGAGTGCAGCGGCCAGTGCAACTGCCCCGTCGTCCCACCACAGTGTGCCCCCGGGGTAAGCCTCGTGCCGGACGCCTGCGGCTGCTGCAGAGTGTGCGCCAAGCAGCTGGGTGAACTCTGTACTGAGCGGGACGTCTGCGACCCCCACAAGGGGCTGTTCTGCGACTTCGGCTCGCCAGTTAACCGCCGCATCGGTGTCTGTACAG CTAAAGAAGGGGCCACCTGCCTGTTCGGAGGAATGGTGTACAGGAGCGGTGAATCCTTCCAGAGCAGTTGTAAATACCAGTGCACCTGCCTGGATGGCGCCATAGGCTGCGTCCCCCTCTGCAGCATCGACGTGCGCCTGCCCAGCCCCGACTGCCCCGTGCCCCGGCGGGTCAAGGTCCCGGGGAAATGCTGCGAGGAATGGGTGTGCGATGCTCCACACCAGCAGACCTTCGTGGGTTCTGCTCTTGCCG CCTACAGAGAAGAAGAGACCTATGGGCCTGATCCTTCTCTGATGCGGGACAACTGCTTGGTCCAGACCACCGAGTGGAGCGCCTGCTCTAAGAGCTGTGGCCTGGGCATCTCCACCCGGGTCACCAATGACAACCGCGAGTGCCGGCTGGAGAAGCAGTCCCGCCTGTGCATGGTCCGCCCTTGCGAGTCACACTTGGAGCAGAGCATCAGG AAAGGAAAGAAGTGCATCCGGACCCCCAGGGTCTCCAAGCCCATGAAGTTCGAGCTCTCCGGCTGCACCACCACCAAGTCCTACCTGCCCAAGTTCTGCGGCGTGTGCACGGACGGCCGCTGTTGCACCCCTCACCGGACCGCCACCCTGCCCATGGAGTTCAAGTGCCCCGACGGCCAGGTCATGAAGAAGCAGATGATGTTCGTCAAGACGTGCGCATGCCACTACAACTGCCCCAGCGAGAACGACGTCTTCGAGTCCATGTACTACAAGAAAATGCTGGGCGACATGGCGTga